The following proteins are encoded in a genomic region of Salminus brasiliensis chromosome 17, fSalBra1.hap2, whole genome shotgun sequence:
- the foxg1b gene encoding forkhead box protein G1b gives MGDQREHTMVQKSTSFSIKSLLLPSKLEEEEGAALPERPAGMEGEPPERERARDEEEEHEQERAGADAEQQEHQQHQQQQQQHHQGKGGKHDKPPFSYNALIMMAIRQSPEKRLTLNGIYEFIMKNFPYYREHKQGWQNSIRHNLSLNKCFVKVPRHYDDPGKGNYWMLDPSSDDVFIGGTTGKLRRRSATSRGKLVMKRGLRFAPLGLGLGERASNPLYWQLSPFLPLHPHHHHHHPHYNGSAHTFLNQGHSTAYGSLLPGAEAISNGDARPVLGGYNVSSPPAGLLAGHDGYFVAGPQQPQSLQSAPGYGISGSSPESLRTSLPSFSSTLSSGFSGVLAHHKRVAPSSFLS, from the coding sequence ATGGGTGATCAGCGCGAGCACACAATGGTCCAGAAGTCGACGTCGTTCAGCATCAAGAGCCTCCTGCTGCCATccaagctggaggaggaggagggcgcCGCGCTCCCGGAGAGACCCGCGGGGATGGAGGGGGAGCCTCCGGAGCGCGAGCGAGCCCGGGACGAGGAGGAAGAGCACGAACAAGAACGCGCGGGAGCGGACGCTGAGCAGCAGGAGCAccaacaacatcagcaacagcagcaacaacatcaCCAGGGTAAAGGGGGCAAGCACGACAAGCCCCCGTTCAGCTACAACGCGCTCATCATGATGGCCATCCGGCAGAGCCCCGAGAAGCGGCTGACCCTCAACGGAATCTACGAGTTCATCATGAAGAACTTCCCCTACTACCGGGAGCACAAGCAGGGCTGGCAGAACTCCATCCGCCACAACCTGAGCTTGAACAAGTGCTTCGTGAAGGTTCCGCGCCACTACGACGACCCGGGCAAGGGCAACTACTGGATGCTGGACCCATCCAGTGACGACGTCTTCATCGGCGGAACCACCGGCAAACTGCGCCGGCGCTCGGCCACATCGCGTGGCAAGCTGGTAATGAAAAGGGGGCTCCGCTTCGCGCCCCTGGGACTCGGGCTGGGCGAGCGCGCGAGCAATCCCCTCTACTGGCAACTGTCGCCCTTCCTGCCGCTCCACCcgcatcaccaccaccaccacccgcACTACAACGGCTCAGCGCACACCTTCCTCAACCAGGGACACTCGACGGCGTACGGCTCACTGCTGCCCGGCGCCGAGGCGATCTCAAACGGTGACGCGCGTCCCGTGCTGGGCGGCTACAACGTCAGCTCGCCCCCGGCTGGACTACTCGCCGGGCACGATGGCTACTTCGTGGCCGGGCCACAGCAGCCTCAAAGCCTCCAGAGCGCGCCGGGGTACGGCATCTCCGGCAGCTCCCCGGAATCGCTAAGAACTAGCTTACCGTCCTTCTCCTCCACGCTTTCCAGCGGTTTTTCCGGAGTGCTAGCACACCACAAGCGGGTGGCACCCAGCTCGTTCCTCAGCTGA